ATGAAAAACAAAAAGAGCTTGTAGGTACTGTTAAGGATGAGAAGGTAATGTTTAAAAATGTTCATCACGATGATTTAGATACGTCATTTAAAATTAAACGCTATACACTGAGTGACCCAAGTGTTGAGTTAAACATTAATGAGGACAAGCTTAAGAATATATCTAAAATAAATGTAGAACGATTTATTAATAAAAAATATCAAATTGAATGGGGACCTAATATTCTCACTTATCCAAACGTTAAATCGACAGATACAATTGATATTCATCTTTTAGAAGATAATCAAGCAACACATATTAAAAAATCGGTAGCTTTTAATCAGTCGCACCTTTTATTCAAGTTAAATCTTTCTAAAAAGCCATCGTTTTCTGTTGGTGATGACTTTGTGATTGCAGCAAACGATTCGAAAATATATATTGATCGTGCAATTCAGCCATTACATATTGAAATTCAGAAGGCATATAAACCCAAAAAAGAAGAGGATATTGATATTTCATTAGAAATTTTGATTCCAAACATTAATGGTGGAAAGGTGGATCCAAATGAATTATTGAGTGTAGACGGGTTTGTAATTCAAGAAAATTCAAAACAAGAATTGAAGCCAAATCTTGAAGAAATACTCTCTGTTGAAGGATTTAGTGTAAATGAGACCATCGCTGAGGAACCAAAAAACGTACTGCTTCCAGATCCTATATTTCTAGAAGGATACAGTATTGATGAGATACCCAATCACGAGTTTTACCACGGTATGGAAGCAATTATGGAGAAAGAATTCATTAAGCAAAAAAACTTAGAACAGATTTTGGAACAAGATCGTAAAAACCGTATTGCATATGAATTGAGCATCAAAGAATATGAGGAGCAGTTAAAACCAATCAGTCTCGAAAATCATCTCGAAGGTGAGCAAATTGAATTGAACGAAAATCCAATCACCATTGAAAATATTAATCAATCAAGTCAAAAATTAGAAAAAAAGGGATTGTTTAATGATAATCAGCAGGTTTATTTCATGTTAGATGTGAACGGGCACGCAATACAGGATCATCCATCATTTGACACGATGCCTCTTTTAGTGGGTACAGAGATACCAGAAGAAATAATAGATTCAAGCAAAATGGACGAAGCATATAAAGTCTTAGATTTTATTGAGACTCAAAAGCGCATTAACTTAGAACGAATTTTACTACAAGACATTGAAAATCGAATCCATCATGAACAAGAATCTGAAAAGATAATGAATGATCTTTATAAAGAACGTTCAACCATTGAACACCAAATGGATGTTTATGAAATAGCAGCGTCCTACTTAATTGACGGAGTGGAGATGGAAAATAAGAATCATAATGACATAAGCAGTTTCAAAGAGACTGAAGAAAGAGATGCTATAACGGTTATGAGAACAACACCATCAGATACTAAATCACTTAAAAAAGACAGAATTCAAAAGCAAAAACAAAACCAAGTTGGAACGGATATACAAAACTTTGATGAAAAATTGATTACCCGGGGAATAGAGAATAACAAAGATAGCGTTCTTCCCAAAACAGGGAAACAAAAACACAGTAATATTTGGAGTAAATTCCTCATATTGACGGGTGTTTGTGTATTATTATCGAAAAGGTATAAAAATAGAATTGTTAAATAGCACATAAAAGACAGTATTGACTGTCTTTTATGCTTTTTTGCCCAAATATTTGTCTCTAGGTTTTGTTGTGGAAATCTGTGAAATACGCTATAATTACAACGTAGTTTCGATTCTAATCTTAAGAATCAAAGATGGTAAAAATGTGTTAATAAAAGATGCATTGCAATTGGAGGCTTCATGAATTTTTTAGAATTTATTAGTAAAATTGAAGCGTTGGGGATTGTTGTTTCAGAAGAAATGAAACAACAATTTTTAACGTACAAGAATCTTATTCAAGAAGTGAATAAAGTCTTAAATTTAACGGGAATCGATGATGATGAGGGGATATTTTTAAAGCATTTCTATGATTCATTGCTTATTTCGCCATTAATAAAAGAAAACAGTAGCATTGCAGACATTGGGAGTGGTGCTGGATTTCCAGGAATCGTCCTTGCAATTGCGCGTCCCGATGTCACAGTAACGTGTATCGAGCCAACAACTAAGCGAACAAACTTCTTAGAACGTGTTGTACAAGAGTGCGGCTTAAAAAATACAATCGTTTTAAATGGTCGTGCAGAAGATGTTATCGGAGAACTTCGTGAGTCTTTTGATGTCGCAACAGCACGTGCCGTTGCTTATCTTGATATACTCAGTGAATTATGTTTGCCTTTTGTCAAAGTTGGTGGCGTATTTTTAGCAATGAAAGGAACAAAAGGAATCGAGGAATATGAAGATTCCCTAAAGGCTATCAAAATCCTGGGTGGAGAATTAATTCAA
This genomic stretch from Erysipelothrix rhusiopathiae harbors:
- the rsmG gene encoding 16S rRNA (guanine(527)-N(7))-methyltransferase RsmG, which encodes MNFLEFISKIEALGIVVSEEMKQQFLTYKNLIQEVNKVLNLTGIDDDEGIFLKHFYDSLLISPLIKENSSIADIGSGAGFPGIVLAIARPDVTVTCIEPTTKRTNFLERVVQECGLKNTIVLNGRAEDVIGELRESFDVATARAVAYLDILSELCLPFVKVGGVFLAMKGTKGIEEYEDSLKAIKILGGELIQTHKFCDDIMGDRYNLEIKKVKSASKKYPRSYAKIKKTPLSGRNHD